CGTGTTGCCTTCCCAATCCGGTTCACGCGGTCGGCACCCCGAAAGGGTGATTTCTTAAGCTCAATGGCTGGCCTGCGTTTTCCCCTGTCATCGCTTCACGTGCGGCCTCGCAGCTGCCCGCGCATAACTCGGGGCCGTGATGGTGTAGCTACTCCTTTCACGTGGGGCTCTCTCATCCCCTACCCTATGCCGGTTTATCCCGGCGCTTTCGAACCGTCCCCTTGTGATTGGTTCCCTGTTCACCTTTTTTTTTCCTTTTTTGTTCTTGTTACTAGTGCTAAATAGCTTTATAATATAATAACAAATGCAGCATGGAATAGAGTTTATAAAAAAGGCCACAAATTGCGCAAACAGAATCTAAGGAGGAAACGGTTTTTTGACAGCCTCACTAAAAGGTAAGATACGATTGCCGATTCACCTCAAATGGAGCGGACCGCGCGAGTATGATCTGTCAGATCCGAAAGAACGACTTCGAGTTTACGAAATTGTTCTTCGAGAAGGAAGAGCAGACGACATCAGCCGTTTTATCGATCCGGATGAAGTGTTGCGACTGTGGAATTCTCTGGTTTTACCGAGCTTTGTACGCACTGCCTGGGCTGACTACTTTTTAGTCAAACGAAATCAGATTGTTCCTGATTCGACATCGGAGCATTCCTTGTAAGGAGATATTATAAAATGCTGACTTCTTTACAGATACGTGTTGCCAAGCTTTTCTTAAGTCTTCCGGAGGCGTGTCATTTCGCACTGGCCGGAGGTGCTGCGCTTATTTTTAAAAACGAAGTTGCGAGACATACTCAGGATTTGGATTTTTTTTGCCCCCTTCAAAATGAAGTACGAGCTGCGTCTGAAAGTTTACAAAAAAGTCTTGCGAGTTTAGGATTACGCTTCCAAATCGTAAGTTCCTCTCCGTCATTTGTGAGAATGATCGTGCAGGAAACTGAATCCAATGAAGAAGTAGTCGTTGATATTGGACATGATTACCGTCTTAAAAAGCCCGATGACACTGAGATAGGGCCTGTTCTGTCTACTGAAGAACTTGCAGCAGATAAGCTGCTCGCGCTATTTGGACGTGCTGAGGCACGAGATTTCGTTGATGTTTACCATTTGATGCATAAGTTTGGTGTAGCATCTGTTCTGCATTTGGCAAAAGAGAAGGATACCGGATTTGATCCGTATATCCTGGCAATTGAAATTGGAAAGCTCGCTCGTCTTCCCAGAAAAGAGTTTGAAGTAGACGATCTTACATATCAGGAATTGCAGATTTTTTTTCGCAATCTTCGAGCTGAACTTTTGGAAAAAGCGCTTTGACACACGTTGAACCGCGGCTGATGTAATGTACTTGCCCTTCACTTGGGCCAGCCCGGTAATGCCTACTTTGATCTGGCGCATGTAATCATACCTGGGGACTTCCCGGCGAAACTGCTATGCTTAGAAGGGAGAGGGTAATCGCAGCTAAAAAGATGCCGACCCCGGCGCAAACCAGAGAGGCGAAGATTTCCTAAAAGCGGCACCGGCCGGAGGTATACAGGCCGTAACCATAATGTCAAAATAAATGTGCGTGCCCTTTATTCGCCCCCTGACCCCTTATTTATAAGTACGTTCATCTCTTTTCCTGATGTCTAGGATCTCAATTACCCTGGCTTCATCATTTATGTCAAAAAGAATCCGCTCCTCACCTACTCTATATCGGTAGGAAGCCACCGGAGCATTCTCCAACTTGATGGTACCATAAGCTCTAGGATCTTTTTTCAGCTTTTCTACCGCATCTTTTATCCGTGTAGCATCCTTGTCGGACAAGCTCAAAAAAGCCTTTTCCGCTCGACGGGAGAAGATAACGCGATACATTTTACAGAACCTTCTTGGAAAAGACTTCCTCGGCAGGGATTCCCTTCCCGTCCTTGATTTCCTTTCTAGCCTCAAGCAAGCCTGCTAAATATTCAGCGTCAGAGAATTCCTTCAATGCTTGCTTAACCTCAAGATATTTCTCTATATCCACCAAAAGAGCAACTGGCTTGCCCTGCTGGGTTATAACCACCTCTGCCCCATCTTCCTTGACTGAAGAGAGAAGCTTAGTCAAATTCTTCCGTAGCTCATGAACCCCAACAAAGGGATTCTTAAGAATGTCTAGCATAACTGCTCACCTCATTAAGCATTCTTTATTAATATATTAATATATCCATAACGCAAATGTCAATGCACACAAGGGGTCGGTTCTTTTGTGTTCTTTTCCTTCTTTTACCGTCTTCTTGAAGGCAACAGGTGAAGACGATTGCTCATTAAGCAATAGGCATATAGCTGGTATCCGCTGGTTTCTTTATGTTTCCCAAGTATCTCTATAAACTTCCGGTTGTCCTCATTATCTTCAAATATCCGCTGCTTATTAATTCCTCTTAATACTATAAGGTAGATACCTGTGCTACTTTTTTTCTTGCGGCTCTTGGCATACCATCACCACTTTTGAGGGCAGCATAAAAAGGATTATTTTGACAACACAAAAGAACCGTCCCCTTATGTTGGTACCCTTATGTTGGTACCCTTATGTTGGTTTTATTATGGCGTCCTCTAATTCAGGGATATCCCCAAAACGAGGCAGGAAATGACAGTAAAATGTAGAAAGGACATATAATGTCGTACATAAATAATTCTGCGGCATGTTATTCTTTTTAGCCGGATGAGGAGGATTTAGCGGTGCGCTGGACGCTGGCAGGCAAATTTGCTGGAGATGCGATCTTTTTCAATGCCGGTTACCTATTAGCCTTTTTGATTCGTTTTGGCGGCGAATTGCCAAAAGCTAACTGGGAAGCCTTTTTGGCTACATCTCCCTATATTACTGTGATAGCCTTGATCCTTTTTTATGGTTACGGCCTGTATACCCCTGGGCGGCGTCGCTTTGAGGAGATCTTCGCTTCCTTGTTTTGCGCCTTGGCCATCACCTTTTTAGCTGCCATTACCCTTTCCTACATGCTGCACCAGTTTGCCTTTCCCCGGACGGTCTTTTTAATCTCTGCTCCCTTGCAGTTACTGCTTTTAGGCCTTTGGCGCTGGCTGGCCTGGGACTGGTCCAGAAAGCGGATGGGGCCGCTCAGGCTGGTGGTGATTGGTTCCCCGGCCCAGGCTGTGGAAAGGGCCCGGCAGATCAGTCAGGCCGGAGAGGATATGTACCAGGTGGCCGTCCTGATAACAGTCTCACCAGAGGCAACTCTACAAAAGCATGGCGAGGGCGCGCCTGGAGGGGATGCCTATTCCGAGCTAGCAGCGGCTATAGACCACAAAACAGCTAATGGCATACTTTTTTGCCAGGATGTGCCTCGAGAGATAAGGATTGCCCTGATGTCTCAGGCGGCGGCTCAGGGATTATCAATCTTTGTCATCCCGGATACCTATGAAATTATCCTTTCTAATTCCCGGCTGGATCAAATGGACGGGATTCCGGTCTTCCGGTTAACGGGCTTCGCCCCGAATCCCTCCTTGGCCTGGGAGCGGTTAACCGATGTGGCCTTGGCCATGGTGATTGCCGTTTTGTCTCTGCCGGTAATGCTGCTCGCCGCTATCGCCATCAAGCTTGAAACTCCGCAGGGGCCGATCCTCTTTCGCCAGGAGCGCGTAGGGCAAGGAGGCAAAGTCTTTCAGCTTTATAAGCTCCGCACCATGGTACCAGACGCTGAAAAACTAACCGGGCCGGTCCTGGCCACAGATAAAGACCCCCGCATCACCAAGGTGGGTCGGGTACTCCGATTTATGCGCATCGATGAATTGCCCCAGCTTTATAATGTGTTATTTGGTAATATGAGCTTTGTCGGGCCACGCCCGGAGCGGCCCTTCTTTGTGGAGCAGTTCCGCCGGGAAGTTCCCGGTTATGATTACAGGCACCAGATCAAAGTGGGTATTACCGGACTGGCCCAGGTGGAGGGCAAGTACAGCACTTCAGTTGAGGACAAGCTCTGTTATGACCTGATTTACGCTAAGACCAAATCCCCGCTTAAAGACCTGCAGATCTTACTCCACACAATTAAAGTCATGTTAATGCGCAGCAAGGCCTCATAACCCACATGGTCGAGTAGCAGCGCGCCTCACGGCGCACTGCTACTCGACCGTTGTGTATAGTGTGCATCCCCTATTCCTTAATACTCAAATTATTGTCACTAATGCTAAAAGCCTTTATAATAAATACTGTAGTAATTCTATTTTCTGAGGAGAATAGAAGAAGAGATGATGGGGATGAATTGAACTGCTTTATCTTAAGTATCTGGAGGTGCAGATATGAGCGTTGATAAAATTAAAACCGAAGCTCTTCGGCTGAGCCCGGAGGCGCGCGCTTATTTAGCTCGGGAGTTGCTGCTCAGCTTGGATACAATGAACGAGGCTGATATTGAAAAACTATGGATAGACGAGGCCATTCGTCGAGATGAAGAATTGGATAGCGGGAGAGTGCGTGCATACCCTGCTGATGAGGTACTCACCCGTGCGCGCGCTCGCCGAAAATGACCAGACAGTTATCTATCCATGAAGCTGCAGAGGCTGAAATCCAATTCCGATGGTGAATGGTTCCAGACAATAATTTAGTATGGTGTCCCCTCAATATCTAATTTTATCAACACAAAGGAACTGTCCCCTTGTGTTTCCCTTGTGTTTCATTCCTGCCTAATTTCCAGAAAAAGGGCTCGCCTTCTTGCTTTCTCCCTGGATTAACTGTAAAGCTTTTCGTACCGAGCAATCATTACGTCTAAGTCAAACAGCTCTTTAGCCCGCTTCCTTCCGGCCAGGCCCGTCTATGTTCTATAAGTTAGCAGCAATTCACTAAGCAATAATTCAGTATAAGTTTACCCTTTTAATAACTGTTCAAACGGTAGCTATTGGGGTATACTGATATTGGAAACCCTTAACAGAGGTGGTGAACGCTATGGAGTTTAAAGAACTGAATCTTGCCGGTCATCAGCTTATTGCCATCCAGGAAGCGAGCAGAATATTGCAGGCTTATTTTCCAGTGCAAGAAGTGCGTTTGTTTGGCTCTTTTGCCAAAGGAGAGGGAACGGAAGATTCTGATCTGGATATATTCGTATTGACTACACGGCCAGTTTCTTACACTGAAAAAGCGGCTATGTCAGATGCTATTTTTGAAATTAACCTGCAGTATGGCGTTATCATCCACCTGTTAATAGCTTCAGCAGACGAGTGGAATTCATCGGTATGGTCGCAATTACCGGTATATCAGGATATTCGTCAAGAAGGCGCGATTATTTGAGTATGCGAGAAGAACACTTTGCCTTAGCAGAGTACTGGATGGAAAAAGCTGATGAAAGTTTGCGCGCGGCCAAAGTATTATTGGATGCCGGAATTACCGGGGCCAGCATGAGCCGGTTGTATTATGCCGTTTTTTACGCAGCCAGCGCGTTATTTGCCGCCATTAGATCAACTGTAAAGCTTTTCGTACCGAGCAATCATTACGTCTAAGTCAAACAGCTCTTTAGCCCGCTTCCTGCCGGCCAGGCCCATTTTCGTCCGCAGTTCCTCGCTGCCGGCAAGTTCCTTAATCTGCTCCACGGCAGGGCCGATGTCCGGCCCCTGCACCAGATACCCTGTTTCCCCATGCACCACCATCTCCCCCACCCCGCCAACGTTTTTGGCCACCACCGGCACCCCGGCCAGCATGGCCTCGATAATGGTCAGGGGAAGCCCCTCGTAGGCGGAAAAGAGGGCAAAAATATCAAAGCCTGTTAAGAGCCTTTGTACATCTTCCCGGTTGCCGGCAAGTATTACCTGGCCTTCAAGCTTATTTTGGCTGATAAACTCCCGGCATTGGGATCTCAGGGGCCCGTCCCCGACAATAAGAAAGCGGTAGCGCTCACTGTCTTCCGCCAAAAGCCTTCTGGTCGCCTCCAAAAACAACAGCGGCTGCTTGGGGGGAGACAAACGCATTACGGTACCGATAACAACACTGCCGGCACCTAGGTTAAGCTCCTGCCGCACCGCGATCCTATCCACCTTACTGGGGGCATTATCCGGCACCCCGTTATAGATGACCGCCATTTTAGCGGCATCAACCAGCTTCAAAGCCAGCCCTTTATCCCGATCGTATTCCGAAACACAGGCCACCCGGGTGCTCACCCGCCCCGCCAGCCGTTCCGCCAGAGTGTACACCAAGCGCAGCCAAAAGGGCTGGTGGCCGCCAATCCCCCAGCCATGGGCGGTAAAGAAAATTTTCGGCACCCCGGCCAGGTGTGCGGCCAGCCGCCCCAAGATACCGGCCTTGGAGCTGTGGCAGTGCACAATGTCGTAACCGCCGGACTTAAATAAGCGGTACAGCTTAAAAAAGCACAAAAAATCCTGAAACGGAGATATCTCCCGCTTCAGACAGTCAAGCTCTATCACCTTTACCGCGGGCAGTTTTTCAAGCCATTCCACCAGCTCCCCGCCCGGCCCGCAGGCCACAGTAACCTCGTACTTCTCCCGGTCAAGCCCTGCCGCCAGGAAATAAACCACCTTCTGCGCCCCGCCTGTTTCAGACAGAGTCACCAGCTGCATAATTTTCTGCCGCAACATATTTTGCATGCGCTCCCTCGTCATCTTCGCCCCGGGCAACTGAGCCGAATATTACCAGCATCTCCACAGAAAACTGCTTCATTAAACCGGTTCTTTGCTTCCAATACAGCTTCTCTTTGTTCTTTGGCAAGAATTTAGAAAAAAGATCAGCGAAGCCGAGCAATACCAGCTAGATCTGATTGCTAAAGGCATTAGGTTGATTGTTTCTTGTAAAACTCTCCAGATAAACCAATGACTGCTCAATTTCGTCATCTTGATAATCTTGTTCAGCTTTTAATTCTTTCACTTCTTTTGTTGCCTCAGCCGACGAAAAACCGGATTGCAGCAAAAAATATAGAGTAGCTTTTAACTCCAAGTCCCTGGCATCAAATTTATTTAACCCTTGGATTATTTCTTTAAAAGGCATTAATTCAGTGCATGAATCTGGATGAGCATCTAATAGTTTTCTTCCTTTTTGCGAAAGATGATATGTATACTGGTTGAACCCTCCAGGAGTTTGGGTTTTTTCCTCATCCACCAATCCTAACCACTTCATTTCTTCCAGTTCATTGGCCAAAGCCTCTGAAAACGGACCATAAAAATGATAATCAAAATCGTGAGAAAAAGGAACTCCAATTTGTTTACTCAAATAGACAATTTTTTGTAGTTTCTTTCTTCCTCTTACTTTATCTAATAAGTCAATAAGCCTTCCCAACATTACATAGGATTCTAACATTTTTCTCCCCCTTCATCGTAATTTATTTATTTCCATAACTATTTCTTTCCGGCATTCTTCATCCGGAACATAAATATATACACCAACCTGCCGCTTACCGGCAATAGAGCGAATAGGAGCAGAAATTTTAGATATTTCAACCGGGTTACCATGCTCGTTCAGCACCAAAATAGATGGTTTTTGCCCTTCTTCATCTTGAGTATAATAATCATAGGCTACGTCCGATGTCCGGTCTTGCAGTAAATAGTAGCGTGGGTCATAACCACATTTTTTCAGGATATCTTTTACTTTTTCACTAAAGTCAAATGGCGCATTTTCTGGCACAGCAACCGGTTTAAATAGTCTGCGGTTGAGTACCCTCAAAGCAAAATCCCTTAAAACAACATCATCGGCATATGACCATAACTTGACTGCATGTAACAAATCGCTATCATCCAAATCAATATATGCTTGCAAGCTAGAAGCCCCTGATAAAAACGGCAAAAGCATCCTGGGAATTTCAGATGCCGGCAACTCACTGTTTTGATAAAGGTATTGCGCCCGTTTCCAGGTTGCCTGTAATAGTTTTTCTAAGCCACGGGTAGTCTTGTGAAAATATATTTGCCAATAGGCATAGTATCTGCTAAACACAAATTGTTCGGCTACCGGCAACGCCTTACTTTCTACCACCAAGTTCTCACCACAAATAGTTAACATTTCCAGTAGTCGGTCCAGGTCAAATTTGCCGTATGTAGTTCCTGTCATAATAGAATCCCGTTGCAAATAATCCATTCTGTCCACATCTAATTGACTGGAAATCACATTTTTAATTAGTTTCCATCTGGGGTTACCGGAAATGGCTTCTACAACTTTACCAGGCAACGATGGATCGAATTCGCTAAGTTTTTTGAAAACCTCTGTGTCACCTCTGAGAATTTCACAGCTCCAATACTCATGCTTTCGCCCTTCAACTAAAAATCCTTCCAATGCATGGGAAAAAGGCCCGTGGCCTATATCATGTAATAAGGCAGATATTTTGCCAACCAGCAATTGCTCTTCGTTCAAGGGAAAACCAATTTCACGCAGGTGCGAAGCCAATTTGCAAAAAAGGTGCATAACTCCCAAAGAATGTCCGAAACGGGAATGCTCGGCACCATGATAAGTTGCGGGAGTTGTACCCAACTGCCGAATTCTTCTTAACCTCTGAAACTCCCTACATTCAATCAAATTTAATAACAAGCCTCTTTGAATTTTAATAAAGCCATGAACTGGATCCCTAAACAGTTTTGGCTTTTCCAACCCATTATACAACTCCTTATAAACGAATTGCTTCTTTACTTATCATAATAGAACACATGTTCGGTGTCAATAAGGATTAAATGCGATTTAAAACAATCAACACCCGGAAAATAAGGTCGTCGAGCTTTGCCTGCCGGTAGGTCTCGCCTTTGAAAGCATAGCGCAAGCGACCCATAAATGTGCTTCGCTGATTAATAAAGCTGTCGAGCATTATTTTTTTATCCAAAGGAAGAGATTCTCCGTATATTTTGTTAAATTCATTTGCCTGCTTGGTAACCAGGGGTATTCTGCCCAGCTTTAAAAATCTCTTGGCCCTTTTTGTCCATTTTGCTAAAAATCCGCTTTTTTCACCAATCGTATTGGCGGAGTGCTGCCGGTATAATATTCTGGACTCTACATCGTAATAAACTTTGCCAAACGCTGAAACAACCAGGTAAATCCACCAGTCATGAATTATTGCCGCCGAAGGGAGCTTCTTCAAGAGCAATTGCCGGGCGGCATTGTTTATTATTATTGTGCATCCCGTGGCAATGTTCTGAACCAAGGCATTGCCGAAAGCCGGTTCTCGCCCGTAGAACTGTGAGAGCCCCAATATTTCAAGGTTTTCATCCACCAATGTGGCCCGGGAACAATACATAGCCGGCACATTATCGCTATATCTATCCAGGATGCCGACGGCCCGGGCAACCTTATCTTTTTTCCACACATCGTCCTGGTCACAAAAAGCGATATACTCCGCATCAGGCGATGAAAGTTCAAGCAACGAAAAAAAACTTCTTACAACCCCTATGTTTTTCCCATGCAAAATTTGCACATTTTTTAAGCTCGAATATTTTTCGAGTATACGTAGGGTTTCATCAGTTGAACCATCATCCCGGATAAGCATTGCCAATTCCGGGTAGTCTTGTTGCAAAACACTATCCATCAGCTCTTCTAAATACTTTTGGCCATTGTATGTCGATAATAAAACATGGACTCTAGAGGTTCTCATGCTGCCACCCCATATGCGCATGTCGTGATACACACGTTACGCTTTGGCTTGAATTGACTTTGGGGTCGAATCATTGCATTGTTGCACAAAATTGGTGACTTAAATTGAATTTATAACATTCAGAAGTGGTTCTAATACAATATCCCATTGATAGTTTTCCTTAACATATTTTTGAATGGTTGGATTTGGTCTTCCTTGGGCTAAAGCATTTTTGATTGAATTTGCAATAGAATCAACGGAATGAGGGTTACAATAGTAGGCGTTTTCTTGGAAATACTCTCTCACAGGAGGAACATCAGAGACTACAATTTGGCACCCTTGGGCAGCAGCTTCTAAAGATGCTATACCTGGCGTTTCTATAAAACTTGGTTGAACATGTACCGTAGCTTTGCTTAGCAATGCCTGAACTATCCTATGGTCCAATGACCCTGTAAATACTACTTTACTACTCGAGATGCTTCTAATTAAATTATAGTATTTTTCACTTCCAAGAGACGGTTTTCCAACAATAACTAAAGTCACATCAATTGCATTTGAAGCCTTAATCAAATTTAGCTGATTTTTTCTAGGTCCAATACCCCCTACACAGCAAATAAAGGTATGGTTAACCCAACTACCAAATTGTTTTTCTAACATCATTATTTCGTTGCTTATATCGCCTTTATTGTCAAACCCATTCTTTATTATATGAGTTCGAGCTCTGGACATTGATGAGTACGCAGCTAATAAATGTACTTTCTCTGCCTCTGAATTTGGGCAAACACACGCGGCGTTATCTATAATCTTATTTATTAAGGCATGCCTGAACAGGAACTCTCGAAATTTATAGGAAATGCCGAGTTTCTTTATCCTATCGTAATTTTTTAAATAATACCTCGCCCCTTTAATTAAGTCTCTAAAACATACGGGTACAATTCTCTTTATTATCTCAGCCAGTATATTTGGGTAAGCATTGATTGGTATAGTTCGTTCTAAGTCCCAATATACTGGAAATAAAATAAACGGTACTCCATTTGCTGTTGCCAACTTTGAATGAATTAATGCCTCATACGGGTTAGTTAAGTTAAAGATTATTGCTAAATCATTGTCTGACAATTTAGGATCAAAATCATTAATCACCTGTACGTCATAGCTCATGTCCGCTAAATACTCTGCTATCGCATTTATTTGAACTGTATCACCTCCTGGAAACTCTAGGGAATTGCTTCGATTCAACAAAACAATCTTCATTTTACCACCTAAATTATATTAAACCTTTCGACTTCAAAGCACATAATACCGTAGATACTCGAGCTTCCCATGTATTGTTTCGCGCCTCCTTGAAAAGTTCATTGATAAATGATTCATCGTTCTTAAGTTTCAATGAATCTTCCAGCCTTTGAGCAAATTCCTCTTTACTTTTGGCTATTAATACTGAGGTATATTTACGGCATTCAGGCAAGTCTGTGCTAACTACAGGCTTTCCTCCAGCCATATACTCAAATATTTTTACAGGAGAAGTACACATAGTAATTTGATTTATTTTAAAGGGCACAATAGTAATATCAAACTTAGACAATAGGTATGGCAATCGGTCGTAGTCCTGGCGTGGCCATATTTCAATATTATTCGTATTAAACAGTTCTTTTTGTTCTATTGTAACATTTGGATAAACTTGACCAACTAATAGAAAATTCCACTCTGGAAACTGCTTTGCGCAATAGTAAATCAAATCAAAATCCATCCATTCAGCTATTGCACCATAATAACCAACAAGTACCTTTGATTTATTTCTCAAACGTTCTAATTTAGGCCAAAATACGCGTTCAGGTCTACCAAAGTCCTCGTAACATACTCCATTGGGAACTAGAATTACATCCGGTCGGGAGTCATATATTTTTTTAAAAATCAAATCAGAAGTAGCTAAAACTACATTGGCTCTATGAAGAGATTCCTCATGGTCAATAAGTAAATCATCGTACTGTTGAAAAGTACTCAAATCATCAATGCAATCATATACATAGACACAGTTAGACACTAGGTTTCGTATACTTTTGTTTTGTAAAGGCCAATATTGCCATATTACTGAGGGTACGTTCAGTTTACTTAATAAGTTACCGTAATTTCCATCGTTAAATAAAAACATATTCGGGTGCAATTGTTTTAAGCCACGTACACTCCAATCCGGCTCACAATAACTCTGTACATCTACACAGTAGATTACAGGAAAACCGCAACGTGCCAAGGTACTAGCGATTTGCTGCGGCCGTTGAAACAGATATCCCCATGGACAACTCGGCGCAGGAAAAATGAATGCCGGCTTGTTTATATATCTACCCAAACAGGCCTCGATAGTTTTTTTGATATCATCTTCAGATGGAAATCGGAGAACTAACCTTTTAATTTTTGAATCAGATATATTGTTCACGACTTTTTTTATTAGCCGTCTCGGGTCTTGAAATAATTTTACAATTCTTTTGATTATATTTTTCATAATTTTTATCTTTTTAAATCCAGTTTGGTCTTTATGTGTTTCAAATTTTGTTCAATAGGAGACAAAATATCAACGTCGCAATTTTCTTTCCTACCTGAGAGTATGCACTTAGTTTTACGCAGAAACTCTGCCACCTTAAAGGTTCTTGTCTCACGAATTACCGAAAGCTGTAACAATGTCTGGTGTATAGTCTCCAGCACCCATGGGCTTAATTCCAAACCCGTAGTTCTATAATGTCCACTATGCAAACTGTGAACTTGTATGGCTTCTTGTAAGACATTCTTGAGTTTATCACAATGAATTTTTGCATTAAAGTACTTTTCAATATATTCTCTAGTGTTTGCTTTAGTTTTCAATTCAAGCTTAACTTCCAATTTATTAATTA
This genomic interval from Syntrophomonadaceae bacterium contains the following:
- a CDS encoding nucleotidyl transferase AbiEii/AbiGii toxin family protein, with the translated sequence MLTSLQIRVAKLFLSLPEACHFALAGGAALIFKNEVARHTQDLDFFCPLQNEVRAASESLQKSLASLGLRFQIVSSSPSFVRMIVQETESNEEVVVDIGHDYRLKKPDDTEIGPVLSTEELAADKLLALFGRAEARDFVDVYHLMHKFGVASVLHLAKEKDTGFDPYILAIEIGKLARLPRKEFEVDDLTYQELQIFFRNLRAELLEKAL
- a CDS encoding glycosyltransferase family 4 protein, which codes for MKIVLLNRSNSLEFPGGDTVQINAIAEYLADMSYDVQVINDFDPKLSDNDLAIIFNLTNPYEALIHSKLATANGVPFILFPVYWDLERTIPINAYPNILAEIIKRIVPVCFRDLIKGARYYLKNYDRIKKLGISYKFREFLFRHALINKIIDNAACVCPNSEAEKVHLLAAYSSMSRARTHIIKNGFDNKGDISNEIMMLEKQFGSWVNHTFICCVGGIGPRKNQLNLIKASNAIDVTLVIVGKPSLGSEKYYNLIRSISSSKVVFTGSLDHRIVQALLSKATVHVQPSFIETPGIASLEAAAQGCQIVVSDVPPVREYFQENAYYCNPHSVDSIANSIKNALAQGRPNPTIQKYVKENYQWDIVLEPLLNVINSI
- a CDS encoding transposase → MYLIVLRGINKQRIFEDNEDNRKFIEILGKHKETSGYQLYAYCLMSNRLHLLPSRRR
- a CDS encoding HEPN domain-containing protein, producing MSMREEHFALAEYWMEKADESLRAAKVLLDAGITGASMSRLYYAVFYAASALFAAIRSTVKLFVPSNHYV
- a CDS encoding type II toxin-antitoxin system RelE/ParE family toxin, with the translated sequence MYRVIFSRRAEKAFLSLSDKDATRIKDAVEKLKKDPRAYGTIKLENAPVASYRYRVGEERILFDINDEARVIEILDIRKRDERTYK
- a CDS encoding glycosyltransferase family 4 protein, with amino-acid sequence MQNMLRQKIMQLVTLSETGGAQKVVYFLAAGLDREKYEVTVACGPGGELVEWLEKLPAVKVIELDCLKREISPFQDFLCFFKLYRLFKSGGYDIVHCHSSKAGILGRLAAHLAGVPKIFFTAHGWGIGGHQPFWLRLVYTLAERLAGRVSTRVACVSEYDRDKGLALKLVDAAKMAVIYNGVPDNAPSKVDRIAVRQELNLGAGSVVIGTVMRLSPPKQPLLFLEATRRLLAEDSERYRFLIVGDGPLRSQCREFISQNKLEGQVILAGNREDVQRLLTGFDIFALFSAYEGLPLTIIEAMLAGVPVVAKNVGGVGEMVVHGETGYLVQGPDIGPAVEQIKELAGSEELRTKMGLAGRKRAKELFDLDVMIARYEKLYS
- a CDS encoding addiction module protein, yielding MSVDKIKTEALRLSPEARAYLARELLLSLDTMNEADIEKLWIDEAIRRDEELDSGRVRAYPADEVLTRARARRK
- a CDS encoding sugar transferase — encoded protein: MRWTLAGKFAGDAIFFNAGYLLAFLIRFGGELPKANWEAFLATSPYITVIALILFYGYGLYTPGRRRFEEIFASLFCALAITFLAAITLSYMLHQFAFPRTVFLISAPLQLLLLGLWRWLAWDWSRKRMGPLRLVVIGSPAQAVERARQISQAGEDMYQVAVLITVSPEATLQKHGEGAPGGDAYSELAAAIDHKTANGILFCQDVPREIRIALMSQAAAQGLSIFVIPDTYEIILSNSRLDQMDGIPVFRLTGFAPNPSLAWERLTDVALAMVIAVLSLPVMLLAAIAIKLETPQGPILFRQERVGQGGKVFQLYKLRTMVPDAEKLTGPVLATDKDPRITKVGRVLRFMRIDELPQLYNVLFGNMSFVGPRPERPFFVEQFRREVPGYDYRHQIKVGITGLAQVEGKYSTSVEDKLCYDLIYAKTKSPLKDLQILLHTIKVMLMRSKAS
- a CDS encoding glycosyltransferase family 2 protein — translated: MRTSRVHVLLSTYNGQKYLEELMDSVLQQDYPELAMLIRDDGSTDETLRILEKYSSLKNVQILHGKNIGVVRSFFSLLELSSPDAEYIAFCDQDDVWKKDKVARAVGILDRYSDNVPAMYCSRATLVDENLEILGLSQFYGREPAFGNALVQNIATGCTIIINNAARQLLLKKLPSAAIIHDWWIYLVVSAFGKVYYDVESRILYRQHSANTIGEKSGFLAKWTKRAKRFLKLGRIPLVTKQANEFNKIYGESLPLDKKIMLDSFINQRSTFMGRLRYAFKGETYRQAKLDDLIFRVLIVLNRI
- a CDS encoding type II toxin-antitoxin system Phd/YefM family antitoxin, giving the protein MLDILKNPFVGVHELRKNLTKLLSSVKEDGAEVVITQQGKPVALLVDIEKYLEVKQALKEFSDAEYLAGLLEARKEIKDGKGIPAEEVFSKKVL
- a CDS encoding nucleotidyltransferase domain-containing protein, with translation MEFKELNLAGHQLIAIQEASRILQAYFPVQEVRLFGSFAKGEGTEDSDLDIFVLTTRPVSYTEKAAMSDAIFEINLQYGVIIHLLIASADEWNSSVWSQLPVYQDIRQEGAII
- a CDS encoding HD domain-containing protein, whose product is MEKPKLFRDPVHGFIKIQRGLLLNLIECREFQRLRRIRQLGTTPATYHGAEHSRFGHSLGVMHLFCKLASHLREIGFPLNEEQLLVGKISALLHDIGHGPFSHALEGFLVEGRKHEYWSCEILRGDTEVFKKLSEFDPSLPGKVVEAISGNPRWKLIKNVISSQLDVDRMDYLQRDSIMTGTTYGKFDLDRLLEMLTICGENLVVESKALPVAEQFVFSRYYAYWQIYFHKTTRGLEKLLQATWKRAQYLYQNSELPASEIPRMLLPFLSGASSLQAYIDLDDSDLLHAVKLWSYADDVVLRDFALRVLNRRLFKPVAVPENAPFDFSEKVKDILKKCGYDPRYYLLQDRTSDVAYDYYTQDEEGQKPSILVLNEHGNPVEISKISAPIRSIAGKRQVGVYIYVPDEECRKEIVMEINKLR